A section of the Fibrobacter sp. UWH6 genome encodes:
- a CDS encoding sugar phosphate nucleotidyltransferase produces the protein MKVILPVAGKGERMRPYTNELPKCLLPVGGKTIIDWIVEDALKLNPSETIFITGYKAEKMDQYLESKPNWGKTRAILQSDPQGLGQAISLALPYVNDEPLLIILGDTLFDADLSILNPVRHSERSEESSNILFTYKVADPRRFGVAVTDTNGNIQRLVEKPQEFVSNEAIVGIYYIKDVKALKTALQHLMDNDIRTKGELQLTDALQMMIEEGCKFRTAPVKEWLDCGLPETLIETNTWLLNNRLSGTIDQNTAELNNHNAIIPPCHIGKNCRIENSTIGPNVTIGDNCILKDAIIKDCVVWNNVERNSINCENQIIANV, from the coding sequence ACCGTACACAAACGAGTTGCCAAAGTGTTTGCTTCCCGTAGGCGGAAAAACTATTATTGACTGGATCGTAGAAGACGCTTTAAAGCTCAATCCCTCCGAAACAATCTTCATTACCGGCTATAAAGCCGAGAAAATGGATCAGTATCTGGAAAGCAAACCAAACTGGGGCAAAACACGCGCCATTCTCCAGAGCGACCCCCAGGGGCTAGGTCAAGCCATCAGCTTAGCCCTCCCCTATGTCAACGATGAGCCCCTACTCATCATCCTAGGCGACACCCTCTTTGACGCCGACCTTAGCATACTCAATCCTGTACGTCATTCTGAGCGAAGCGAAGAATCCAGTAACATTCTATTCACCTACAAAGTCGCCGACCCCCGCCGATTTGGCGTAGCAGTCACCGACACCAACGGTAACATCCAACGTCTTGTAGAGAAACCCCAAGAATTCGTAAGTAACGAAGCCATAGTCGGCATCTACTACATCAAAGATGTAAAGGCGCTAAAAACAGCCTTGCAACACCTCATGGATAATGATATCCGAACCAAAGGCGAACTGCAACTGACAGATGCATTGCAGATGATGATTGAAGAGGGCTGCAAATTCCGTACGGCCCCTGTAAAAGAATGGCTAGACTGCGGTTTACCGGAAACCCTGATTGAAACGAACACTTGGTTACTGAACAATCGTCTATCAGGTACTATTGATCAAAACACTGCGGAATTGAATAATCACAACGCAATCATACCTCCCTGCCATATTGGCAAGAATTGCCGTATCGAAAATTCTACTATAGGTCCCAATGTAACCATCGGAGACAATTGCATTCTTAAGGATGCAATAATAAAAGATTGCGTGGTGTGGAACAATGTAGAACGTAACAGCATTAACTGTGAAAACCAGATTATAGCGAACGTATAA